The Radiobacillus deserti genomic interval TTGCAACGGCAAACTCTATTCCATGTTCGGTGAGTTTTTTTATGTAAGTTTGATTTTCCTCGGACACTTGCTTGTCTTCTTCTAAGAGTGTTCCGTCTAAATCTGATACGAAAAGTTTAATCATGTGTTCATACTCCCTGTGTTTTGGATTGTCCTCGTTGTGGTGGGGTGGACCGGATGGACTGTGAGCGTTAATAAATTCTCTTTCTAAGTTAATAAATCCCCAATTAACGTTAATAAAATCCATCCTAACGCTAATACCATCAACAAAGCCATTATACACAAAATCCAAGATTTATGCGGCTTGGCTGCATTTGTCAATCCGCTACGTTTCTCTTTCTTGACCGAGGTTTGGTAAAATGGAGATAGAATAAAAATTGAGGTGTCATCATTGGAAAGAAGATATAGTGAATTAACCGTAGAAGAATTAAGACAAGAGGTAGCATCCTTTAAAGAAAAGGCACAAAAAGCAGAGCAACTTGGTAATGTAAGTGAATATCAAATTTACCAACGCAAAATGCAAATGGCGTATGCGTATTTGTTAAATCCAGGTGATTATAAGTCTGGAGAAACATATGAATTAGAAGGTAGTCCAGGCCAGCACTTCCTCATTGATTACATAAATGGAGTGTTCGCTTGGGGGCATCGCATTAATCTTCTAGGACAGAAAGTAGAAAAACAAGAAGCAGTTCCCATTTCACTATTAGCTAAAAGGATTGAAAAATAGAAGGGGATGATCCCCTTCTATCTTTTATAAAGTGTCGTGGACATTCTTTGGGTAATAATCTCGGCTTGAGACTTTCTCGTTTCCCCATTCACTTGTTGGGAAGCATGCTTTCGTTTCGCGCGTGGAGACTGAAATGGATCTTGATATAGGTTATTAAAAATTGGATTTTTACTCATCCTTCAAACCCCCCAGAATTGCGATGTGAGGACTGCTTCATACGTTGCTGTGGCTTCGTATTAATCGTACCATTTGCACGCATTGGACTAAACTTAGCCCGTGCACGTGGCATGCCGTCCATATTCATTTCTGGAAATCCTTTTTTCTTATTACGCATTCGAAACACCTCCATATGAAGTGGCATCTAAGTGATGCTTTACTAGCATGTGTAATTTTCGAGTGTCTATGTAAGAGGACTGCTGGCATGTCTTGGAACGTAGTATCTTCTGAGAGCGCCGATATCCTGGTCGTAAACGCCGATAAAAAAATAATCGCTGATAAAAGAAAATTTTCGCTGATATCTGTAATTTTCCGCTGAAATATAAAAATAAACGCTGATATCCCGGAAAAAGCGCTGATAAAAATTTCAAAGTCAAATAGCGCCGATAAAACTTCAACTTGGACCAATAAGAAAGGAGCTCAACCAATGGATAAGATTTTTCAGCGTTTAGCTGAACAGCTATACTCAAACAATCCGCATATTGATATTCAGGAAGCTC includes:
- a CDS encoding YpzG family protein, coding for MSKNPIFNNLYQDPFQSPRAKRKHASQQVNGETRKSQAEIITQRMSTTLYKR
- a CDS encoding YfhH family protein, which translates into the protein MERRYSELTVEELRQEVASFKEKAQKAEQLGNVSEYQIYQRKMQMAYAYLLNPGDYKSGETYELEGSPGQHFLIDYINGVFAWGHRINLLGQKVEKQEAVPISLLAKRIEK
- the sspK gene encoding small acid-soluble spore protein K; the protein is MRNKKKGFPEMNMDGMPRARAKFSPMRANGTINTKPQQRMKQSSHRNSGGFEG